The Desulfobacteraceae bacterium genome has a window encoding:
- a CDS encoding pyridoxamine 5'-phosphate oxidase family protein: protein MHDSSQIRILLKALFDEQRLAVLATHQDGQPYATLVAFGADEDLATLYFATPRATRKFANLSADPRVALLVNNSANQPEDIHRAMAATATGRAVELEGPQRAAYQARYIARHPHLEEFVRSPSCALIAVRVKRYVLVRRFQTVLELQISP, encoded by the coding sequence TGAAAGCGCTATTCGACGAACAGCGCCTGGCGGTTCTGGCCACCCACCAGGACGGTCAGCCATACGCCACCCTGGTGGCCTTCGGCGCCGACGAGGACCTTGCCACCCTGTACTTCGCCACCCCCCGGGCCACCCGCAAGTTCGCCAACCTGAGCGCCGACCCGCGGGTGGCCCTGCTGGTCAACAACAGCGCCAATCAACCCGAGGACATCCACCGCGCCATGGCCGCCACCGCCACCGGTCGGGCCGTGGAACTGGAGGGTCCCCAACGCGCCGCCTACCAGGCGCGCTACATCGCCCGCCACCCGCACCTCGAGGAGTTCGTGCGCTCACCGTCCTGCGCCCTGATCGCGGTCAGGGTGAAACGCTACGTGCTGGTGCGCAGATTTCAAACGGTGCTGGAACTGCAAATATCGCCATGA